The proteins below come from a single Flavobacteriales bacterium genomic window:
- a CDS encoding helix-turn-helix transcriptional regulator produces MLRIQQVVDKHIDRSDFGVEELSQELYMSRTQVHRKIKALTGLSTSIYVRNYKLSKSMTMLRDSDKSVSEVAYELGFSSPAYFSKCFSDWSGKSPSTVQKELADE; encoded by the coding sequence TTGCTTCGGATCCAACAGGTGGTCGACAAACATATCGACCGCAGCGATTTCGGCGTAGAAGAACTGAGTCAAGAACTGTACATGAGCCGCACGCAGGTGCACCGAAAGATCAAGGCGCTTACGGGCTTAAGTACCAGCATTTACGTTCGCAACTACAAACTGTCGAAATCCATGACGATGCTGCGCGATTCCGATAAGTCGGTTAGTGAAGTCGCCTATGAGCTTGGGTTTAGCAGTCCGGCTTATTTCAGTAAGTGCTTTAGCGATTGGAGTGGAAAGTCGCCGAGTACCGTGCAAAAAGAACTGGCCGATGAATAG
- a CDS encoding HD domain-containing protein, with protein MADFEGAKKHILRHLEENLPEHLSYHSVDHTLDVYAVAMDLSEHYGLDPADRQILATAALLHDVGFVLTYEGHEKKSVAYAREVLPKFNYSSEQIDRIADLILSTQVPQSPKSQLARILCDADPDYLGRKDFFVTGSRLFHEFKTLGFVGNEQDWNKLQQRFLESHDYHTDYSKERREPVKQMHLEQVREIVAAYDD; from the coding sequence ATGGCCGATTTTGAAGGAGCAAAAAAGCATATCCTCCGGCATCTCGAGGAAAACTTGCCAGAGCATTTGAGCTATCACAGCGTTGACCATACGTTGGACGTGTATGCTGTGGCTATGGATCTATCGGAGCACTATGGGCTCGATCCTGCCGATAGGCAGATACTCGCAACCGCCGCTTTGCTTCACGATGTGGGGTTCGTACTGACCTATGAAGGACACGAGAAAAAGAGTGTGGCTTACGCGCGCGAGGTGCTTCCCAAATTCAACTACAGCTCCGAGCAGATCGATCGAATCGCAGATCTGATCTTGTCGACTCAGGTGCCGCAAAGCCCGAAGTCCCAATTGGCGCGAATACTTTGTGATGCCGATCCGGATTACTTGGGCCGAAAAGATTTCTTTGTCACGGGGTCGCGACTCTTTCACGAGTTCAAGACCTTGGGGTTCGTAGGCAATGAGCAGGACTGGAACAAACTACAACAGCGTTTCCTCGAATCACACGATTACCATACCGATTATTCCAAAGAACGTCGGGAGCCTGTAAAGCAAATGCATTTAGAACAGGTTCGCGAGATTGTTGCAGCCTATGACGACTAA
- a CDS encoding universal stress protein: MSKTTLVVQHAFSSVADTALNHALYIAKPMNGKVVLLHILKSDAERESAEAKLNEIADRSQRESGVDVEFLTHVGSIFDDIGNISRDLESSLIIMGTYGMKGWQFLTGSNALRVIKDSSTPFIVVQVRKIDKGGYDVIVLPIDLSKEEKQKLRGAVEIAKFFNSMVHIVSPIHNDEFVRNQQQRNMTYAEEHLHEKGVKFESHILEDAGSFDEEVVDFAVKVNAGLISIINHEDAVGALFGSSFEQQLITNKSQIPAMVINPKAITTLGGVIGT; encoded by the coding sequence ATGAGCAAAACTACTCTGGTCGTACAGCACGCTTTCTCCTCCGTCGCAGATACGGCCCTGAACCACGCACTTTATATCGCCAAGCCGATGAACGGTAAGGTTGTATTGCTTCACATTCTAAAGAGCGACGCCGAGCGCGAAAGTGCCGAAGCGAAATTGAACGAAATTGCCGATCGCTCGCAAAGAGAAAGCGGTGTCGACGTTGAATTCTTGACCCATGTGGGTAGTATTTTCGACGATATCGGAAACATCTCACGCGACCTCGAGTCGAGCCTCATCATTATGGGAACGTACGGAATGAAAGGCTGGCAGTTCCTTACGGGAAGCAATGCCCTTCGCGTAATCAAAGACAGCAGCACTCCATTCATCGTAGTGCAAGTGCGTAAGATCGATAAAGGCGGATACGATGTGATCGTGCTTCCGATCGACCTCTCGAAAGAAGAAAAACAAAAGCTTCGTGGGGCGGTTGAGATCGCCAAGTTCTTCAACAGTATGGTGCACATCGTGTCTCCGATCCACAACGATGAGTTCGTGCGCAATCAGCAACAACGCAATATGACCTACGCCGAAGAACACCTTCACGAGAAAGGTGTAAAGTTCGAAAGCCATATTCTTGAGGATGCCGGAAGCTTCGACGAAGAAGTGGTCGATTTTGCTGTGAAGGTCAATGCCGGCTTGATCTCGATCATCAACCACGAAGACGCCGTAGGAGCACTTTTCGGAAGTTCGTTCGAACAGCAACTCATTACCAATAAATCGCAGATTCCGGCTATGGTGATCAACCCCAAGGCCATTACTACCTTGGGCGGCGTTATCGGTACCTGA
- a CDS encoding response regulator has product MSNAIKFTDGGGGVFVRFAEIGDHVELQVSDTGIGIVESKLPFVFDRFYQEETHVRLYQGTGIGLSPVKELVELMGGTITDDSVKFQGTTFTVRFPAFRREADLPEQWLVIPPQAAERIEDHKAESKRRSDVHPIVDAQTKSEDAPLILVVEDHNEVRHFVKGLLDKDFEVITARNGQEGLQIAIEQVPDVIVSDVNMPEMDGFEMARLLREEDVVNHIPVIFLTARDEDVDRMQGWEEGAQAYLTKPFNEDELLQVCHNMLEQRDRMYAYFKRVVEIQKKKDEKKSLTKSESFCFGSNRWSTNISTAAISA; this is encoded by the coding sequence GTGTCGAATGCCATTAAATTCACCGATGGCGGAGGCGGGGTGTTCGTGAGATTCGCCGAGATCGGCGATCATGTCGAACTGCAAGTAAGCGATACTGGTATCGGTATCGTCGAAAGCAAATTACCTTTCGTCTTCGACCGGTTCTACCAAGAAGAAACCCACGTACGCTTGTATCAGGGGACGGGAATAGGTCTCTCACCGGTCAAAGAACTCGTGGAGCTCATGGGCGGTACCATCACCGACGACAGCGTGAAATTCCAGGGGACCACCTTTACTGTAAGGTTTCCCGCCTTTCGGCGCGAAGCGGATCTTCCGGAGCAGTGGTTGGTCATCCCGCCGCAGGCGGCAGAAAGAATTGAGGACCACAAAGCCGAAAGTAAACGGAGAAGTGACGTACACCCCATTGTGGATGCACAGACCAAATCCGAAGATGCACCGCTGATTCTGGTCGTTGAAGACCACAACGAGGTGCGACATTTCGTGAAGGGGCTGCTCGACAAGGACTTTGAGGTCATTACCGCGCGAAACGGCCAGGAGGGATTGCAAATCGCAATAGAACAGGTTCCGGACGTGATCGTAAGCGATGTTAATATGCCCGAGATGGACGGCTTTGAAATGGCTCGACTCTTACGAGAAGAGGATGTAGTAAACCATATTCCGGTGATCTTTTTAACAGCGCGCGATGAGGATGTGGACCGCATGCAAGGATGGGAGGAAGGTGCACAGGCATACCTGACCAAGCCTTTTAACGAAGATGAACTGTTACAGGTGTGTCATAACATGCTGGAGCAGCGCGATCGTATGTACGCATACTTCAAGCGGGTGGTCGAGATCCAGAAAAAGAAGGACGAGAAAAAGTCACTGACTAAGTCCGAGAGTTTTTGCTTCGGATCCAACAGGTGGTCGACAAACATATCGACCGCAGCGATTTCGGCGTAG
- the purQ gene encoding phosphoribosylformylglycinamidine synthase subunit PurQ — translation MKFGVVIFPGSNCDQDMIYVLRSFGHEVVELWHKDHDLQGFDFIMLPGGFSYGDYLRSGAIARFSPIMNEVIEFANNGGYVMGVCNGFQVLCEAGLLPGTLMHNPNHKFICKNVYIKPQSGTALPSAELKSSEVLEIPIAHGEGNYYTDAATLKEVNDNDQVMFRYCDASGNISAESNPNGSAENIAGVCNANKNVFGMMPHPERAADENLGNTDGRKIFESILSGILEEA, via the coding sequence ATGAAATTCGGCGTCGTCATTTTTCCCGGTTCAAATTGCGATCAAGATATGATCTATGTACTTCGCAGCTTCGGCCACGAAGTAGTTGAGCTTTGGCACAAGGATCACGACCTCCAAGGGTTCGATTTTATTATGCTTCCGGGTGGATTCAGCTACGGAGATTATTTGCGCTCCGGCGCTATTGCCCGCTTCTCGCCCATCATGAACGAAGTGATCGAATTCGCTAATAACGGCGGATACGTCATGGGCGTTTGTAACGGATTCCAGGTGTTGTGCGAGGCCGGTCTTTTACCGGGCACTTTGATGCACAATCCGAATCACAAATTCATCTGTAAGAACGTCTACATTAAACCTCAAAGCGGAACGGCTTTGCCATCGGCCGAGCTCAAGAGCTCCGAGGTTTTGGAGATTCCCATTGCCCACGGCGAAGGAAACTACTACACCGATGCAGCGACATTGAAGGAGGTCAACGATAATGATCAAGTCATGTTCCGCTATTGCGATGCCTCGGGCAATATCTCGGCGGAGAGCAACCCTAACGGCTCTGCCGAGAATATCGCGGGTGTTTGCAACGCCAACAAGAACGTATTCGGTATGATGCCGCACCCTGAGCGCGCCGCCGACGAAAACCTCGGCAATACCGACGGCCGCAAAATCTTCGAATCGATCCTCAGCGGTATCCTGGAAGAAGCCTAA